From the Exiguobacterium aurantiacum genome, one window contains:
- the flgN gene encoding flagellar export chaperone FlgN, producing the protein MLTLHTRLLELAYDKERLLVNGDMPAFSALVKEEATLVRQIKQKEAERLQGTYHLDDEEKEALRPVVLELKRQNELNAVLLEQSLRYIEWHLDMLMPEADDFTYGQQALETRSFSRDV; encoded by the coding sequence ATGCTCACATTACATACACGCTTGCTCGAACTCGCTTATGACAAAGAACGCTTGCTCGTCAACGGAGATATGCCCGCTTTTAGCGCGCTCGTCAAGGAAGAAGCGACACTCGTCCGACAAATCAAACAAAAAGAGGCGGAACGACTTCAAGGAACGTATCATTTGGACGATGAAGAGAAGGAAGCGTTACGACCGGTCGTCCTCGAGCTCAAACGGCAGAACGAATTGAACGCCGTCTTGCTCGAACAGTCGCTCCGGTATATTGAATGGCATTTGGACATGCTCATGCCAGAGGCAGATGATTTCACGTACGGCCAACAAGCGCTCGAGACGCGCTCGTTCAGCCGGGATGTATAA